In one Acidimicrobiales bacterium genomic region, the following are encoded:
- a CDS encoding methyltransferase domain-containing protein: MDPDPAGLEASADVEANAFERRRWNDERWTRVWPRRERLTRAVTPFLLDAAELRPGERVLEIGSGAGAATLDIWREVTPGGRVVAADISAPLTTIAAQRAREAGAANVTFAVADVQREALAGGPFDAALSQFGVMFFDEPQTAFANVARHLRADGRLAFVCWQPVHANPWYLPAALEPLLPPPPPPAPGKSPTGPFALADATRVVSLLGRAGFRDVEVRPQELVVELDPDDLVDDDQLRFMGIPEERLGEATAIVERHLAAFELRPAGRALPLAFFLVRGRRASP, encoded by the coding sequence GTGGACCCCGACCCCGCAGGCCTCGAGGCGAGCGCCGACGTCGAGGCGAACGCCTTCGAGCGACGCCGCTGGAACGACGAGCGCTGGACGCGCGTATGGCCGAGGCGGGAGCGGCTGACGCGCGCCGTCACGCCCTTCCTCCTCGATGCAGCCGAGCTTCGCCCCGGCGAGCGCGTCCTCGAGATCGGTTCGGGTGCGGGGGCCGCCACGCTCGACATCTGGCGCGAGGTCACGCCGGGGGGCCGAGTCGTCGCGGCCGACATCTCGGCCCCGCTCACGACCATCGCGGCGCAGCGGGCCCGCGAGGCCGGTGCGGCGAACGTCACCTTCGCCGTCGCGGACGTCCAGCGCGAAGCCCTCGCGGGCGGCCCGTTCGACGCCGCGCTGAGCCAGTTCGGGGTGATGTTCTTCGACGAGCCGCAGACCGCCTTCGCGAACGTGGCGCGCCACCTCCGGGCGGACGGGCGGCTCGCCTTCGTCTGCTGGCAGCCGGTGCACGCCAACCCGTGGTACCTCCCGGCCGCCCTCGAGCCCCTCCTGCCGCCTCCCCCGCCTCCCGCCCCCGGCAAGTCGCCGACCGGCCCCTTCGCCCTCGCCGACGCGACCCGCGTCGTCTCGCTCTTGGGCCGGGCCGGCTTCCGCGACGTCGAGGTTCGCCCCCAGGAGCTCGTCGTCGAGCTCGACCCGGACGACCTCGTCGACGACGACCAGCTCCGCTTCATGGGGATACCCGAGGAGCGCCTCGGGGAGGCCACGGCGATCGTGGAGCGCCACCTCGCAGCCTTCGAGCTGCGGCCGGCTGGCCGAGCGCTCCCCCTCGCCTTCTTCCTCGTGAGGGGCCGGCGCGCCAGTCCGTGA
- a CDS encoding O-methyltransferase: protein MDELWSEVDRFIEDRLVGTDVVLHGALEASAQAGLPAINVAPNQGKLLMLLAQIQGARRILEIGTLGGYSTIWLARALPADGRLVTLEVDPRHAEVASANLAAAGLDRLVEVRLGPALEQLPLLASEPPFDFVFIDADKGGYPEYLRWSLRLTRPGGLLVFDNVVRAGRVVDPPADDTDSQAIRRLYDDLAASAHLSATAIQTVGVKGHDGLAFVRVGAEG from the coding sequence ATGGACGAGCTGTGGAGCGAGGTCGACCGGTTCATCGAGGACCGCCTCGTCGGGACGGACGTCGTGCTGCACGGGGCGCTCGAGGCGAGCGCCCAGGCCGGCCTGCCGGCGATCAACGTCGCTCCGAACCAGGGCAAGCTGCTCATGCTCCTCGCCCAGATCCAGGGCGCGCGGCGGATCCTCGAGATCGGGACCCTCGGCGGCTACAGCACGATCTGGCTGGCCCGGGCGCTGCCGGCGGACGGGCGGCTCGTGACGCTCGAGGTGGACCCCCGCCACGCCGAGGTCGCCTCGGCGAACCTCGCGGCCGCTGGCCTCGACCGGCTCGTCGAGGTGCGCCTCGGGCCTGCTCTCGAGCAGCTCCCGCTGCTCGCGAGCGAGCCGCCCTTCGACTTCGTCTTCATCGACGCCGACAAGGGGGGCTACCCGGAGTACCTGCGATGGTCGCTGCGGCTCACGCGTCCGGGAGGCCTCCTCGTCTTCGACAACGTCGTGCGCGCCGGGAGGGTCGTCGACCCGCCAGCGGACGACACGGACTCGCAGGCCATCCGCCGCCTCTACGACGACCTGGCGGCCAGCGCGCACCTGAGCGCCACGGCGATCCAGACCGTCGGGGTCAAGGGCCACGACGGGCTCGCCTTCGTCCGCGTCGGCGCCGAGGGCTGA
- a CDS encoding DUF2817 domain-containing protein produces MRLAPRLGTTTGPTRRARPVLGAVLVGLLPLASGTHAATAGQRRAAPPAERRFVIGYSLERRPIVAILVGSERAPRRMLVVGCTHGNETAGIPVADALAASGPVRGVALWIVPTMNPDGVAARTRANARGVDLNRNFPDAWRPLGPRGSAEYAGARPLSEPESRAMASLIEAVRPGVAVWFHQPLGLVDDSEGPRRLERLFAARVGLPLTPLPDYPGSAIGWEDHLVANSAFVVELPPGQLSPASRRRYVAALRTLAAGAPPTTPVARAPARLRLA; encoded by the coding sequence GTGCGCCTGGCACCCAGGCTCGGTACGACCACCGGGCCGACGCGCCGCGCCAGGCCGGTCCTCGGCGCCGTCCTGGTCGGTCTCCTCCCCCTCGCGAGCGGCACGCACGCCGCGACGGCCGGCCAGCGCCGCGCTGCGCCCCCGGCCGAACGCCGCTTCGTGATCGGCTACTCCCTGGAACGGCGGCCCATCGTCGCCATCCTGGTCGGCAGCGAGCGCGCGCCGCGGCGCATGCTCGTCGTCGGCTGCACCCACGGGAACGAGACGGCCGGCATCCCCGTGGCGGACGCGCTCGCCGCGAGCGGACCGGTCCGCGGCGTCGCGCTGTGGATCGTGCCCACCATGAACCCCGACGGCGTGGCCGCCCGGACGCGAGCGAACGCTCGCGGCGTCGACCTGAACCGGAACTTCCCCGACGCCTGGCGCCCCCTCGGGCCGCGAGGGAGCGCGGAGTACGCGGGGGCGCGACCGTTGTCCGAGCCGGAGTCGCGGGCGATGGCGAGCCTCATCGAGGCGGTTCGACCCGGCGTCGCGGTGTGGTTCCACCAGCCGCTCGGCCTCGTCGACGACTCGGAGGGTCCGCGGCGCCTCGAGCGCCTCTTCGCGGCGCGCGTCGGGCTCCCCCTCACGCCGCTCCCCGACTACCCCGGCAGCGCCATCGGCTGGGAGGACCACCTCGTCGCCAACTCCGCCTTCGTCGTCGAGCTCCCGCCGGGGCAGCTCTCGCCCGCCTCGCGCCGACGCTACGTCGCGGCGCTGCGCACCCTCGCGGCCGGCGCGCCACCCACGACACCGGTCGCCCGGGCACCGGCCCGGCTCCGACTCGCCTGA
- a CDS encoding DNA-formamidopyrimidine glycosylase family protein, with product MPEPPDLRALVERLAPALGHRVLQRFDVLACSTLTTASPPPADVRGHALGTVGRRGDEYLVLDVGCAYRVVLHLGQRGRLDLELPARATRPRGALVRLGAGSDAAKLVRERGRERGAGCWVLGPGDAGPLSHLDPEPGSPEGTRRVLAETTARPRHSLPRDQRPVAGLGRGYADDILHRAARSPVAPLRSLGRVDRLALVQALDATLEEALARARARPAGAVGVAPDDRFVVHDRTGQPRPRCAEPPRRVASEHHGLVCCPPCQTGGPELADRRLSRLLR from the coding sequence GTGCCCGAGCCCCCCGACCTCCGGGCCCTCGTCGAGCGGCTCGCACCGGCGCTCGGCCATCGCGTGCTCCAGCGCTTCGACGTCCTCGCCTGCTCGACGCTCACGACCGCCTCGCCACCGCCGGCCGACGTCCGCGGGCACGCGCTCGGGACGGTCGGCCGCCGGGGCGACGAGTACCTCGTGCTCGACGTCGGCTGCGCGTACCGAGTGGTGCTCCACCTCGGCCAGCGTGGCCGGCTCGACCTCGAGCTCCCGGCACGCGCCACCCGCCCGAGGGGCGCGCTCGTGCGCCTCGGCGCCGGGTCCGACGCGGCCAAGCTCGTTCGTGAGCGTGGCCGCGAGCGGGGGGCCGGGTGCTGGGTGCTCGGACCCGGTGACGCCGGCCCGCTCTCCCACCTCGACCCCGAGCCGGGCTCGCCCGAGGGTACCCGGCGCGTCCTCGCCGAGACGACTGCTCGACCGCGTCACTCGCTCCCTCGCGACCAGCGACCCGTCGCCGGCCTCGGGCGTGGGTACGCCGACGACATCCTCCACCGGGCCGCGCGCTCGCCCGTCGCCCCGCTGCGCTCGCTCGGGCGTGTCGATCGCCTCGCGCTCGTGCAGGCCCTCGACGCGACCCTCGAGGAGGCGCTCGCTCGGGCGCGCGCACGCCCGGCCGGGGCGGTGGGCGTCGCGCCGGACGACCGCTTCGTCGTCCACGATCGGACGGGACAGCCCCGGCCCCGCTGCGCCGAGCCGCCTCGGCGCGTCGCCTCCGAGCACCACGGCCTCGTCTGCTGCCCGCCGTGCCAGACGGGTGGCCCGGAGCTGGCGGACCGCCGTCTCTCCCGGCTCCTCCGGTGA
- a CDS encoding radical SAM protein, with the protein MTASTKLRWALAGADDNPRLFDVDGLVDRHVGTGAFAGLEFLHVNARTIINEVPQASRLGFRFTVNAYRGCSHACAYCFARPSHAYLGLGIAEDFDRRIVVKVNAVECLRSELRSRRWQGDHIAMGTNTDPYQRAEGRYHLTRGIIEVLSQHRNPFSIVTKSTLVLRDLDLLVEAAKRTEVRLHLSVGTLDRSVWRLTEPGTPPPDKRLAAVRRLNDAGVPCGVLIAPILPGLSDADAQVRELAEACAAAGAASVTVVPLHLRAGVREHFLAFLRRERPDLVALYEERFARGAYQPASEQRRLSALVAARLPSPAARRRAPVQRAGGDERTGPCAGAHGPGARS; encoded by the coding sequence GTGACCGCCTCGACGAAGCTGCGCTGGGCGCTCGCCGGGGCGGACGACAACCCGAGGCTGTTCGACGTCGATGGCCTCGTGGACCGACACGTCGGCACGGGTGCGTTCGCGGGCCTCGAGTTCCTCCACGTCAACGCGCGCACGATCATCAACGAGGTGCCCCAGGCGAGCCGGTTGGGGTTCCGCTTCACCGTCAACGCCTACCGCGGCTGCAGCCACGCCTGCGCGTACTGCTTCGCCCGCCCCTCCCACGCCTACCTCGGTCTCGGCATCGCCGAGGACTTCGACCGCCGGATCGTCGTCAAGGTCAACGCCGTGGAGTGCCTGCGATCCGAGCTCCGCTCCCGCCGCTGGCAGGGCGACCACATCGCGATGGGGACGAACACCGACCCCTACCAGCGTGCGGAGGGCCGGTACCACCTGACGCGCGGGATCATCGAGGTCCTGTCGCAGCACCGGAACCCCTTCAGCATCGTGACGAAGTCGACCCTCGTGCTGCGCGACCTCGACCTGCTCGTCGAGGCCGCCAAGCGCACCGAGGTGCGGCTGCACCTGTCGGTGGGGACCTTGGACCGCTCCGTGTGGCGCCTCACCGAGCCCGGGACGCCTCCGCCGGACAAGCGCCTCGCAGCAGTGCGGCGCCTGAACGACGCCGGCGTGCCCTGCGGCGTCCTCATCGCCCCGATCCTGCCGGGCCTCTCCGACGCCGACGCGCAGGTACGCGAGCTCGCAGAAGCGTGCGCGGCGGCCGGTGCGGCCTCGGTCACGGTGGTCCCGCTGCACCTGCGCGCCGGCGTTCGCGAGCACTTCCTCGCCTTCCTCCGCCGCGAGCGCCCCGACCTCGTCGCGCTCTACGAGGAGCGCTTCGCCCGCGGCGCCTACCAGCCCGCCAGCGAGCAGCGGCGGCTCTCCGCCCTCGTCGCGGCGAGACTGCCCTCGCCCGCGGCGCGCCGACGCGCACCGGTGCAGCGCGCGGGCGGGGACGAGCGCACCGGGCCATGCGCGGGCGCGCACGGGCCGGGCGCCCGCAGCTGA
- a CDS encoding pyridoxamine 5'-phosphate oxidase family protein, with product MGRVREGIDDALARFLEAQPVFFVATAPLSPTGRVNCSPKGNRGEFAVLGPRLVAYLDRTGSGIETVAHLRENGRIVLMFCAFSGPPRVVRLHGTGSVTGAGDSRLEELLSSFAADPSPGTRCVIVVSVERISDSCGFGVPLMTFEQHRPTLDEWAARKGPAGIERYWQDHNARSIDGLPGLS from the coding sequence GTGGGGCGCGTCCGCGAGGGCATCGACGACGCCCTCGCCCGCTTCCTCGAGGCGCAGCCGGTCTTCTTCGTCGCGACCGCGCCGCTCTCGCCGACGGGACGGGTCAACTGCTCGCCGAAGGGAAACCGGGGCGAGTTCGCCGTGCTCGGGCCGCGCCTCGTCGCCTACCTCGACCGCACCGGAAGCGGCATCGAGACCGTCGCCCACCTGCGCGAGAACGGGCGAATCGTCCTCATGTTCTGCGCCTTCTCGGGACCGCCCCGCGTCGTCAGGCTCCACGGGACCGGATCGGTCACCGGCGCCGGCGACTCGCGCCTCGAGGAGCTCCTCTCGTCCTTCGCGGCGGACCCGTCCCCGGGCACGCGCTGCGTGATCGTCGTCTCGGTCGAGCGGATCTCCGACTCGTGCGGCTTCGGCGTGCCGCTCATGACCTTCGAGCAGCACCGGCCGACGCTGGACGAGTGGGCCGCGCGCAAGGGTCCCGCCGGGATCGAGCGCTACTGGCAGGACCACAACGCTCGCAGCATCGACGGCCTGCCCGGCCTCTCCTAG
- a CDS encoding glycogen debranching N-terminal domain-containing protein: MTSAWTYGAAPIVSGLASESVTLLEGATFAISTPGGDIEPGGAQGLFCHDTRFVSSWRLTVADAPVEHLVVIPKEPFAASFLGRGRPAAGQADSTILVRRDRYVGNGMREDLVIRNLGSEAAACSLSLEVDADFAHLFEVKEGRVRVRGQRTIAAHGSSLIFDYSDRESTRRLEVHCPPEAKISANLILLEVVVQPRDEWSGSFELELAADGERINLRYHKGQPVEHSTPVTRLRAWQQRTPKAISGRPGLNVALAQSIEDLGALRIFDPANPARPVIAAGAPWFMTLFGRDSLIASLMTLAVDPTLAVGTLQTLARFQGRRVDPLSEEEPGRILHEVRRGLQVGPELPLGTPYYGSIDATPLFVVLVGELYRWGASPDVVEELLPHVDRALAWIDDYGDRDKDGFVEYQRATARGLRNQGWKDSFDGVNFANGRLAEPPIALAEVQGYVYAAFRARALLARGTGDEATAERYEARASALRASFNDAFWIADGEYFALGLDADKRPIDSITSNMGHLLWTEVVDEAKARRVAEHLVSPGLFSGWGIRTLGASMTAYNPVSYHNGSVWPHDTAICAAGLARYGFLEEAHAVTRALLDAAETVGGRLPELMCGFDREEYPLPVRYPTSCSPQAWASAAPFLLVRSVLLRLDACVPDRTVWLAPSLGDGFGPLHLENVPLAGHRLTIDVDGTDVHVDGLPKDLRLVLEPRPLDLPGPGAGSRRHAR; encoded by the coding sequence ATGACCAGCGCGTGGACCTACGGCGCCGCCCCGATCGTCAGCGGCCTGGCGAGCGAGTCGGTCACCCTGCTCGAGGGGGCGACCTTCGCCATCTCCACACCGGGCGGCGACATCGAGCCCGGAGGGGCCCAGGGGCTGTTCTGCCACGACACCCGCTTCGTCTCGTCCTGGCGCCTCACGGTCGCCGACGCCCCCGTCGAGCACCTCGTCGTCATCCCGAAGGAGCCCTTCGCCGCGAGCTTCCTCGGTCGCGGCCGGCCGGCCGCCGGTCAGGCCGACAGCACGATCCTCGTCCGACGCGACCGCTACGTCGGCAACGGCATGCGCGAGGACCTCGTCATCCGCAACCTCGGCAGCGAGGCCGCCGCCTGCTCGCTCAGCCTCGAGGTGGACGCCGACTTCGCCCACCTCTTCGAGGTCAAGGAGGGGCGGGTGCGCGTCCGCGGCCAGCGCACCATCGCCGCGCACGGATCCAGCCTGATCTTCGACTACTCCGACCGGGAGTCGACGCGCCGTCTCGAGGTCCACTGCCCGCCCGAGGCGAAGATCTCGGCGAACCTCATCCTCCTCGAGGTCGTCGTGCAGCCGCGCGACGAGTGGAGCGGCTCCTTCGAGCTCGAGCTCGCGGCTGACGGGGAGCGCATCAACCTCCGCTACCACAAGGGCCAGCCGGTCGAGCACTCGACCCCCGTCACCCGGCTGCGGGCCTGGCAGCAGCGGACCCCGAAGGCGATCTCGGGCCGCCCGGGCCTCAACGTCGCCCTCGCGCAGAGCATCGAGGACCTCGGCGCGCTCCGGATCTTCGACCCCGCCAACCCGGCTCGACCCGTCATCGCGGCCGGCGCCCCGTGGTTCATGACGCTCTTCGGGCGTGACTCGCTCATCGCCTCGCTCATGACGCTCGCGGTCGATCCGACGCTCGCGGTCGGCACGCTGCAGACGCTCGCGCGCTTCCAGGGACGGCGCGTCGACCCCCTCTCCGAGGAGGAGCCGGGCCGCATCCTCCACGAGGTGCGCCGGGGCCTCCAGGTCGGCCCGGAGCTGCCCCTCGGAACGCCGTACTACGGCTCCATCGACGCCACGCCCCTCTTCGTCGTCCTCGTCGGCGAGCTCTACCGCTGGGGCGCCAGCCCCGACGTCGTCGAGGAGCTCCTCCCCCACGTCGATCGCGCCCTCGCGTGGATCGACGACTACGGGGACCGCGACAAGGACGGGTTCGTCGAGTACCAGCGGGCGACGGCCCGGGGCCTCCGCAACCAGGGCTGGAAGGACTCCTTCGACGGCGTCAACTTCGCGAACGGCCGCCTCGCGGAGCCTCCCATCGCGCTGGCCGAGGTGCAGGGGTACGTGTACGCGGCCTTCCGGGCGCGTGCCCTGCTCGCGCGCGGGACGGGCGACGAGGCGACCGCCGAGCGCTACGAGGCGCGCGCCAGCGCGCTGCGGGCCTCCTTCAACGACGCCTTCTGGATCGCGGACGGGGAGTACTTCGCGCTCGGCCTCGACGCCGACAAGCGGCCCATCGACTCGATCACCTCGAACATGGGCCACCTGCTGTGGACCGAGGTCGTCGACGAGGCGAAGGCCCGACGCGTGGCGGAGCACCTCGTGAGCCCCGGCCTGTTCAGCGGCTGGGGGATCCGAACGCTCGGCGCGTCGATGACCGCCTACAACCCCGTGAGCTACCACAACGGCTCGGTCTGGCCGCACGACACGGCGATCTGCGCCGCAGGCCTCGCTCGCTACGGCTTCCTCGAGGAGGCGCACGCGGTCACGCGTGCCCTCCTCGACGCCGCCGAGACCGTTGGCGGGAGGCTCCCCGAGCTCATGTGCGGGTTCGACCGCGAGGAGTACCCGCTCCCTGTCCGCTACCCGACCTCCTGCTCACCCCAGGCCTGGGCGTCGGCCGCACCGTTCCTGCTCGTGCGGTCCGTCCTGCTGCGCCTCGATGCCTGCGTCCCGGATCGGACGGTCTGGCTCGCGCCGTCGCTCGGCGACGGATTCGGTCCGCTCCACCTCGAGAACGTGCCGCTCGCCGGCCACCGCCTGACGATCGACGTCGACGGGACGGACGTGCACGTCGACGGCCTGCCGAAGGACCTGCGCCTCGTCCTCGAGCCGCGCCCCCTCGACCTGCCAGGTCCGGGTGCCGGTTCCCGCCGGCACGCGCGCTGA
- the lepB gene encoding signal peptidase I: MAAAEIEALARPGAAAVTPAVAVDVGWQLGQLATLARRSDAGPPSPAVYAVVALLARPLAFRLERHGLDARRDLVALFDAARLGDPDRLSCALASVHDGLEDAFWGLDPRLAEACDLGRALADLAGAVASAAGAAAARRWRGHFAPARLAPTRRRLTALEPVLPPGSAAGVLERLAAWAAWVEVARDEDLVSAVPLLRAERRCWHEALAGRRALPSATGTAPGLRADARVDRATAPAHPADGHEPQVTIAGLVPPARTRPAPRAPSPAPRGADGRTTPARRRVAVGATFVALGATAAFLLQATTFEVVTIPSVSMSPTLQVGDRVLVDRLPGVLHRGDIVVFRRVRADASLPAGTLVVKRIVGLPGERIASRAKRILIDGRPLAERWLPRLTGACAVSAYRIVPQRVAPGHYFVLGDCRGDSFDSRSFGTVPRTSIVGRVVLVVWRHGHPWLARP, from the coding sequence GTGGCGGCAGCTGAGATCGAGGCCCTCGCCCGACCGGGTGCCGCGGCGGTCACCCCCGCTGTGGCCGTCGACGTCGGCTGGCAGCTCGGGCAGCTCGCGACCTTGGCCCGGCGGAGCGATGCCGGACCACCGTCCCCGGCGGTGTACGCCGTGGTCGCGCTCCTCGCGCGCCCGCTCGCCTTCCGCCTGGAGCGCCATGGCCTCGATGCCCGCCGTGACCTCGTCGCGCTCTTCGATGCGGCGCGCCTCGGCGATCCCGACCGGCTCTCGTGCGCGCTCGCCTCCGTCCACGACGGCCTCGAGGACGCGTTCTGGGGCCTCGACCCCCGCCTCGCCGAGGCCTGTGACCTCGGGCGCGCGCTCGCCGATCTCGCTGGCGCCGTCGCGAGCGCAGCTGGCGCGGCGGCGGCCAGGCGATGGCGCGGCCACTTCGCTCCAGCGCGGCTCGCGCCGACCAGGCGCCGGCTCACCGCGCTCGAGCCGGTCCTGCCCCCCGGTAGCGCGGCTGGGGTCCTCGAGCGCCTCGCGGCCTGGGCCGCCTGGGTCGAGGTCGCACGCGACGAGGACCTCGTCTCGGCCGTGCCGCTCCTGCGAGCCGAGCGCCGCTGCTGGCACGAGGCGCTCGCCGGACGCAGAGCGCTGCCGAGCGCCACGGGGACGGCTCCCGGCCTCCGAGCCGACGCGCGCGTCGATCGAGCGACGGCGCCTGCGCACCCGGCGGACGGCCACGAACCGCAGGTCACCATCGCCGGGCTCGTCCCGCCGGCGCGCACGAGGCCGGCGCCGCGAGCACCCTCCCCTGCGCCGCGAGGCGCCGACGGCAGGACGACACCGGCACGCCGGCGGGTCGCGGTCGGCGCGACGTTCGTCGCCCTCGGCGCGACGGCTGCCTTCCTCCTCCAGGCGACCACCTTCGAGGTGGTCACGATCCCGTCGGTCTCGATGAGCCCGACACTGCAAGTCGGCGACCGCGTCCTCGTGGACAGGCTCCCTGGCGTGCTGCACCGCGGCGACATCGTGGTCTTCCGGCGGGTGCGCGCCGATGCCTCGCTGCCGGCGGGGACCCTCGTCGTGAAGCGCATCGTCGGCCTCCCCGGCGAACGCATCGCGTCGCGCGCCAAGCGCATCCTCATCGACGGCCGGCCGCTCGCCGAGCGCTGGCTGCCGCGACTCACGGGCGCCTGCGCCGTCTCCGCCTACCGCATCGTCCCCCAGCGCGTCGCTCCCGGCCACTACTTCGTGCTCGGCGACTGCCGCGGTGACTCCTTCGACAGCCGGAGCTTCGGGACCGTTCCGAGGACGAGCATCGTCGGCCGGGTGGTCCTCGTCGTCTGGCGCCACGGCCACCCGTGGCTGGCCCGTCCCTAG